Proteins from a single region of Streptomyces glaucescens:
- a CDS encoding type I polyketide synthase, whose amino-acid sequence MGSYAIVGLSCLFPGAATPDAYWRNLMDGADSRTDGGERIFGPGPLAPGPGAREDRDRHRISCTRGGFLGAEADTAVPDGLLLPAGYLAGLDRSFHWALRTAHDALADAGVSPAAASGGAEGRRTGVVFGNYPFPTPASGRTAGKLWDAAVSEGLAAAGFPAAGLPFLTEDGSPALTADHGPPGERDASAGPGAGLADAHNLWPGGLPAHVVAAALGLGGPRFTLDAACSSALYALELACAQLATGRADLMLAGGVCAPDPTVIHLSFSDLRAYPPDGAPSQPFDARSRGIITGQGAAMVAVRRLADARRDGDRVLAVVEGIGLGNDGPGKHLLVPNVSGQLASYDLAYRRAGADPRSVRYVECHATGTPIGDRTELEGVERYFGRGPLLGSVKGNIGHLLTAAGMSSLVKVVLALRHGVLPPTAGLREPLPGTVADRVVRAPVPWPAGDGVRRAAVSAFGFGGTNAHVVLSGPETAPEEEPEEPRQAPPAMAVIGMGAHFGSLTTLDAFERAGHEGTDVVRELPAHRWRGFETGPLPGGARDAAYVAEFEADATAYRIPPNDLDHFNQQHLLMMRVAEEALRDAGYERGARGGTGRRVAVVLGMEMEPSAHGHAARHALGRKLAAWCARAGLDPSGEQLAALTRAARDGIHDSIEANEVLSYIGNIMAARISSLWNLTGPSFTVSSDSSVGVDALDAARLLLLDPSVEAVLVGAVDLAAGPESTLARDLLEPGGAPLLGEGAGAVVVTRPGSVPPDRTVYATVDALAVRHSPTLSPRPDPELVAAAAEEALAAAGVTAAEVELVETGTADPAVLTGLARVWSAPRAGGELRTALSAAGAAVGDTGCASALASLIRAALCLHHAYQPVAPGGVGRDALTGSGFFLAADSRPWLRRRRDGRRLACVSVTGTAGSHAHLVLGGAQTRGEVAATDWVRSDGGLVVPVGADDLDGLLRRLTELRDSVAGGGDWDRLAQDRPAALKAVLVADDAAGLVRQAEQALKDLPGVHRAGGEWTSPSGSCFTARPAGGPAVKTALVYPGAFNSYLGLGGALFRAFPGLLPRFEAQAEAPAAMLRAEALYPRSLGPLDRRELMRRETELLDDIPLMLAVGTSYALLATDLVRDVLGVPVHGALGYSLGESSMLFATGGWSKGARATTKIDASPLFVDRLRGPKKTVRALWGLGDEVPDAQVWATHVLLAPADEVRTAVAGHDRVFITHVNTPHEVVVAGDPAQCRALIDALGCRSARSPANHVMHCPVVDGVLPELADLNRYPTGDTGGLVLYSSRHYAPVDDLDPDRVARNIAVTLRETVDFPRLVRRAYDDGFRCFIEVGPSSTCTRWIHETLGDEPHLSVPVDRRGARGATDIARLVARLAAHGVPVDLTPFRRRTSPARRAPGLRAFPVGGAPVAPLVARAAAPVLAGIPRTSPAPPRENPGAGALPATVQPAAERPGAPFAAPAPGQTGAVPVTVPVPVPAKAGAGARLDADTAPGAADEPSAAPVRTPAPVRTPVRASVPAPAPAPVAAPAPVPAPVSVSEPEPRPERVPTPEPEPMPTPEPMPTPERVPTPEPMPTPEPMPTPERVPATSSVRPPGPVPATVPARPPGPAPGPGAAAGRGSAAEPPPPPPSDTPVPAGARPPGPARDLPAPRPTVTEWDTAMPTRPAGPPVPALALERDPITMLPAEAVRTAPPPPGTPAPVPAPAPGPESPPAWAPAGSLPAPRPPADAPGTPAVPPRPAVFGAPLPVPPQPGRGSAERESTLALVRSLRAEILEAHREVLDAQRGLRDELLAVLSAPPATAPPATAPPATAPPATAPSADAPPVTSPPVTTPPATTPSATAPPAQPSGPPELSGPPELSGPQDPSGPQAPSGPQEAPAPPRAPKPEGVIWDERDLLEFATGKIGNVFGPRYARIDGYSRRVRLPAPPYLFATRVTRLDAEPGEFRPSFIRTEYDVPEDAWYAVDGQVPPAVTIEAGQCDLLLISYLGADFTNRGRRVYRLLDSTLSFVGDLPRTGQTLRYDIWIDQFVRQGDTLLFFFHYDCYADGELILKLTNACAGFFTDEELEAGPGLVQGRVARAGVPARKRSFKPLARTGRTSLTTADLDALAEGRIADVFGEGHRQPPGCNSSLRLPDGPLRMADEVTVLDRTGGPHGLGRIEAVKRLDPDGWYFTSHFPDDPVLAGSLVAEGAVQLLEVYALSLGLHLTLPDARFQPVPGLTTEVKVRGQITPRTERVEYRIDITELTLLPRPALVADVVVLRDGTPSISVTGLGIRLREKPGTPYRPQAGGEVPHFLGRLSPATGEPALLNEFHMAHAAKGDLAVAMGPEFEIYADSRAPYIPNGDFLFVDRVMRLDGTRGTLRRGAVMVTEYDVPEDAWYYADNGHPYMPNCVYMESSLQAAILLGYYLGATLPFPQERFSIRNLDGRATLLKDLDLRGRTVQHRSTLLSSDRMPGSILQNFAYELSCDGEVFYTGESLFGYFNEKALARQVGLDKGRSVPPWLDARPARPPGVRRIDLPAFRERTAGTAPRPAGGHLDLVEWLDVLPGGGEHGQGYLRGHRTVRPDEWYFSCHFHRDPVMPGSLGVEALLQGLQVYAVETGLTEGLRNPRFALLRGTETTWSYRGQILRDDPGMEFDVHVKEIRREPGRIVLTGDGHVWKSALRIYRLGDLGIEIHHD is encoded by the coding sequence ATGGGCTCCTACGCGATCGTCGGCCTGTCCTGCCTGTTCCCCGGAGCGGCGACCCCCGACGCCTACTGGCGCAACCTGATGGACGGTGCGGACTCCCGCACCGACGGCGGCGAGCGGATCTTCGGACCCGGTCCGCTCGCCCCCGGGCCGGGCGCGCGGGAGGACCGGGACCGGCACCGCATCTCCTGCACGCGCGGCGGGTTCCTCGGCGCCGAGGCCGACACCGCCGTCCCCGACGGGCTGCTGCTGCCCGCCGGCTATCTCGCCGGACTGGACCGCTCGTTCCACTGGGCGCTCCGGACGGCCCACGACGCCCTGGCCGACGCGGGTGTGTCCCCCGCTGCCGCGTCCGGCGGGGCAGAAGGCCGGAGGACCGGGGTGGTGTTCGGGAACTACCCGTTCCCCACCCCGGCCTCCGGCCGGACAGCGGGGAAGCTGTGGGACGCCGCCGTGTCCGAGGGACTCGCGGCGGCGGGCTTCCCCGCGGCCGGGCTGCCGTTCCTGACGGAGGACGGCAGCCCGGCCCTGACGGCGGACCACGGCCCGCCCGGAGAGCGGGACGCCTCCGCCGGTCCCGGCGCGGGTCTCGCCGACGCCCACAACCTGTGGCCCGGCGGGCTGCCCGCCCACGTCGTCGCGGCGGCCCTCGGGCTCGGCGGCCCCCGCTTCACCCTGGACGCCGCCTGCTCCTCCGCGCTGTACGCGCTCGAACTGGCCTGCGCCCAGCTCGCCACCGGGCGCGCCGATCTGATGCTGGCGGGCGGTGTCTGCGCGCCCGACCCGACCGTCATCCACCTGTCCTTCTCCGACCTGCGCGCCTATCCGCCGGACGGCGCGCCCAGCCAGCCCTTCGACGCCCGCTCGCGGGGCATCATCACCGGGCAGGGCGCGGCCATGGTGGCGGTGAGAAGGCTCGCCGACGCCCGCCGCGACGGGGACCGCGTCCTCGCCGTCGTCGAGGGCATCGGACTCGGCAACGACGGCCCCGGCAAGCACCTGCTGGTACCGAACGTGAGCGGCCAGCTCGCCTCGTACGACCTCGCGTACCGCAGGGCGGGAGCCGACCCGCGCAGCGTGCGGTACGTCGAGTGCCACGCGACCGGCACCCCGATCGGCGACCGCACCGAACTGGAGGGCGTGGAACGGTACTTCGGGCGCGGACCGCTGCTCGGCTCGGTGAAGGGCAACATCGGGCACCTGCTGACCGCCGCCGGGATGAGCAGCCTGGTCAAGGTCGTCCTCGCCCTCCGCCACGGCGTCCTGCCGCCCACCGCCGGACTGCGGGAGCCGCTGCCCGGCACGGTCGCCGACCGGGTGGTCCGCGCACCCGTGCCGTGGCCGGCCGGGGACGGTGTGCGCCGGGCCGCCGTCTCGGCGTTCGGCTTCGGCGGCACCAACGCCCACGTCGTCCTGTCCGGCCCGGAGACCGCACCGGAGGAGGAGCCGGAGGAGCCGCGGCAGGCCCCGCCCGCGATGGCCGTCATCGGCATGGGCGCCCACTTCGGCTCCCTCACCACCCTCGACGCCTTCGAACGCGCCGGACACGAAGGCACGGACGTCGTACGCGAGCTGCCCGCGCACCGCTGGCGGGGCTTCGAGACCGGCCCGCTGCCGGGCGGCGCGCGGGACGCCGCGTACGTCGCGGAGTTCGAGGCCGACGCCACCGCGTACCGCATCCCGCCCAACGACCTCGACCACTTCAACCAGCAGCACCTGCTGATGATGCGGGTCGCGGAGGAGGCGCTGCGCGACGCCGGCTACGAGCGGGGCGCCCGCGGCGGCACCGGGCGGCGGGTCGCCGTCGTCCTCGGCATGGAGATGGAACCCAGCGCGCACGGGCACGCCGCCCGCCACGCGCTCGGCCGCAAACTCGCCGCCTGGTGCGCGCGGGCCGGACTCGACCCGTCCGGCGAGCAGCTCGCCGCGCTCACCCGGGCCGCCCGCGACGGCATCCACGACTCCATCGAGGCCAACGAGGTCCTCAGCTACATCGGCAACATCATGGCCGCCCGCATCTCGTCCCTGTGGAACCTCACCGGCCCCTCGTTCACCGTCTCGTCCGACAGCTCCGTCGGCGTCGACGCCCTCGACGCCGCCCGGCTGCTGCTGCTCGACCCCAGCGTCGAGGCGGTCCTCGTCGGCGCCGTCGACCTCGCCGCAGGACCCGAGTCGACCCTCGCCCGCGACCTGCTGGAACCGGGCGGCGCGCCGCTGCTCGGGGAGGGCGCCGGAGCCGTCGTCGTCACCCGCCCCGGCTCGGTGCCGCCGGACCGCACCGTGTACGCCACCGTCGACGCGCTCGCCGTCCGCCACTCGCCGACGCTCTCCCCGCGCCCCGACCCCGAGCTGGTCGCCGCCGCGGCCGAGGAGGCGCTGGCCGCCGCCGGGGTCACCGCGGCCGAGGTGGAACTCGTCGAGACCGGCACCGCCGACCCGGCCGTCCTGACCGGTCTCGCCCGGGTGTGGTCCGCGCCGCGCGCGGGCGGCGAGCTGCGCACCGCGCTCTCCGCGGCCGGTGCCGCCGTCGGGGACACCGGCTGCGCCTCCGCGCTCGCCTCGCTGATCCGGGCCGCCCTGTGCCTGCACCACGCCTACCAGCCGGTGGCGCCCGGCGGCGTCGGCCGGGACGCGCTCACCGGCTCCGGGTTCTTCCTCGCCGCGGACTCCCGGCCCTGGCTGCGCCGCCGCCGCGACGGGCGCCGGCTCGCCTGTGTCAGCGTCACCGGCACCGCGGGCAGCCACGCCCACCTGGTCCTCGGCGGGGCGCAGACCCGCGGCGAGGTCGCCGCCACCGACTGGGTCCGCTCCGACGGCGGCCTGGTCGTGCCTGTCGGCGCCGACGACCTCGACGGCCTGCTGCGCCGCCTCACCGAACTGCGCGACTCGGTCGCCGGCGGCGGCGACTGGGACCGGCTCGCACAGGACCGGCCCGCCGCGCTGAAGGCCGTCCTCGTCGCCGACGACGCGGCCGGACTCGTCCGGCAGGCCGAGCAGGCGCTCAAGGACCTGCCCGGCGTCCACCGGGCGGGAGGCGAGTGGACGTCACCGTCCGGGAGCTGCTTCACCGCCCGGCCGGCCGGCGGACCCGCAGTGAAGACGGCCCTCGTCTACCCCGGCGCCTTCAACTCGTACCTCGGCCTGGGCGGCGCGCTGTTCCGCGCCTTCCCCGGACTGCTGCCCCGCTTCGAGGCGCAGGCCGAGGCGCCCGCCGCGATGCTGCGCGCGGAGGCGCTCTACCCGCGCTCCCTCGGCCCGCTCGACCGGCGCGAGCTGATGCGCCGCGAGACCGAACTGCTCGACGACATCCCGCTGATGCTGGCCGTCGGCACCAGTTACGCGCTGCTCGCCACCGACCTGGTGCGGGACGTGCTCGGCGTGCCGGTGCACGGGGCGCTCGGCTACAGCCTCGGCGAGAGCAGCATGCTGTTCGCGACGGGCGGCTGGAGCAAGGGGGCCCGCGCCACCACGAAGATCGACGCCTCACCGCTCTTCGTCGACCGGCTGCGCGGGCCGAAGAAGACGGTCCGCGCCCTGTGGGGACTGGGCGACGAGGTGCCCGACGCGCAGGTGTGGGCCACGCATGTGCTGCTCGCCCCCGCCGATGAGGTGCGGACCGCCGTGGCCGGTCACGACCGGGTCTTCATCACCCACGTCAACACGCCCCACGAGGTCGTCGTCGCCGGTGACCCCGCCCAGTGCCGCGCCCTCATCGACGCCCTCGGCTGCCGGAGCGCGCGCTCGCCCGCCAACCACGTCATGCACTGCCCCGTCGTGGACGGCGTGCTGCCCGAACTCGCCGACCTCAACCGCTATCCCACCGGCGACACCGGCGGCCTGGTCCTCTACAGCAGCCGTCACTACGCGCCCGTGGACGACCTCGACCCCGACCGGGTGGCCCGGAACATCGCCGTCACCCTGCGGGAGACGGTGGACTTCCCGCGGCTGGTCCGGCGCGCCTACGACGACGGCTTCCGCTGCTTCATCGAGGTCGGCCCGTCCAGCACCTGCACCCGCTGGATCCACGAGACGCTGGGCGACGAGCCGCACCTGTCCGTCCCGGTCGACCGGCGCGGTGCCCGCGGGGCGACCGACATCGCCCGCCTGGTCGCCCGGCTGGCCGCGCACGGCGTCCCCGTCGACCTCACTCCGTTCCGCCGCCGTACGAGCCCCGCCCGCCGAGCGCCGGGCCTGCGCGCCTTCCCCGTGGGCGGTGCCCCGGTCGCCCCCCTGGTCGCGCGGGCGGCGGCACCGGTGCTCGCCGGGATCCCCCGCACGTCGCCCGCCCCGCCGCGTGAGAACCCGGGCGCGGGGGCGCTGCCCGCCACCGTCCAGCCGGCCGCCGAACGGCCCGGGGCGCCCTTTGCGGCCCCGGCGCCCGGGCAGACCGGCGCGGTGCCCGTGACCGTGCCCGTGCCCGTGCCCGCGAAGGCGGGCGCGGGAGCGCGGCTCGACGCGGACACGGCACCCGGCGCCGCCGACGAGCCGAGCGCGGCCCCGGTCCGGACTCCGGCCCCGGTCCGGACTCCGGTCCGGGCTTCGGTCCCGGCTCCGGCTCCCGCTCCCGTCGCGGCTCCGGCTCCGGTCCCGGCTCCGGTCTCGGTGTCCGAGCCCGAGCCGAGACCCGAGCGGGTGCCGACGCCCGAGCCGGAGCCGATGCCGACGCCCGAGCCGATGCCGACGCCCGAGCGGGTGCCGACGCCCGAGCCGATGCCGACCCCCGAGCCGATGCCGACGCCCGAGCGGGTGCCGGCCACCTCATCGGTGCGGCCTCCCGGGCCGGTGCCGGCGACCGTTCCCGCGCGGCCTCCCGGGCCGGCGCCCGGGCCCGGGGCGGCGGCAGGCCGGGGCTCCGCCGCCGAGCCACCGCCGCCCCCGCCCTCGGACACACCGGTCCCGGCCGGCGCCCGGCCTCCCGGTCCCGCCCGGGACCTGCCTGCCCCCCGCCCCACCGTCACGGAATGGGACACCGCGATGCCGACCCGCCCCGCCGGTCCGCCCGTACCCGCGCTCGCGCTGGAGCGGGACCCGATCACGATGCTCCCCGCGGAAGCGGTACGCACCGCACCGCCCCCGCCCGGGACACCCGCGCCGGTACCCGCCCCCGCCCCGGGTCCCGAGTCCCCGCCCGCCTGGGCGCCCGCCGGGTCCCTGCCGGCCCCGCGCCCGCCCGCCGACGCCCCGGGCACCCCGGCCGTCCCCCCACGCCCCGCGGTCTTCGGCGCCCCCCTGCCGGTGCCCCCGCAGCCCGGCCGCGGCTCCGCCGAGCGGGAGTCGACGCTCGCGCTCGTCCGCAGTCTGCGGGCGGAGATCCTGGAGGCGCACCGCGAAGTGCTGGACGCACAGCGCGGATTGCGCGACGAGCTGCTGGCGGTGCTGTCCGCCCCTCCGGCCACCGCCCCTCCGGCCACCGCCCCTCCGGCCACCGCCCCTCCGGCCACCGCCCCATCGGCCGACGCCCCTCCCGTCACCAGCCCTCCCGTCACCACCCCTCCGGCCACCACCCCGTCGGCCACCGCACCGCCCGCCCAGCCGTCCGGACCGCCGGAACTGTCCGGACCGCCGGAACTGTCCGGACCGCAGGACCCGTCCGGACCGCAGGCCCCGTCCGGACCGCAGGAAGCGCCCGCCCCGCCCCGCGCCCCCAAGCCCGAGGGCGTCATCTGGGACGAGCGGGACCTCCTGGAGTTCGCCACCGGCAAGATCGGCAACGTCTTCGGCCCGCGGTACGCCCGCATCGACGGCTACTCCCGCCGCGTACGGCTGCCCGCACCCCCGTACCTCTTCGCCACCCGCGTGACACGACTGGACGCCGAGCCGGGCGAGTTCCGGCCCAGCTTCATCCGCACCGAGTACGACGTCCCGGAGGACGCCTGGTACGCGGTCGACGGCCAGGTGCCGCCCGCCGTCACCATCGAGGCGGGCCAGTGCGACCTGCTGCTGATCAGCTACCTCGGCGCGGACTTCACCAACCGGGGCCGGCGGGTGTACCGCCTGCTCGACAGCACCCTGAGCTTCGTCGGCGACCTGCCCCGCACCGGGCAGACCCTGCGCTACGACATCTGGATCGACCAGTTCGTCCGCCAGGGCGACACCCTGCTGTTCTTCTTCCACTACGACTGCTACGCCGACGGCGAGCTGATCCTGAAGCTCACCAACGCCTGCGCCGGCTTCTTTACCGACGAGGAGCTGGAGGCCGGCCCCGGCCTGGTGCAGGGACGCGTGGCCCGCGCCGGGGTGCCGGCGCGGAAGCGGAGCTTCAAGCCCCTGGCCCGGACCGGACGCACCTCGCTGACCACCGCCGACCTGGACGCCCTCGCCGAGGGCCGGATCGCGGACGTCTTCGGCGAGGGCCACCGCCAGCCGCCCGGCTGCAACTCCTCCCTGCGGCTGCCCGACGGGCCGCTGCGGATGGCGGACGAGGTGACCGTCCTCGACCGCACCGGCGGCCCGCACGGCCTCGGCCGGATCGAGGCGGTCAAGCGGCTCGACCCGGACGGCTGGTACTTCACCAGCCACTTCCCGGACGACCCGGTCCTCGCCGGCTCCCTCGTCGCGGAGGGCGCGGTGCAGCTGCTGGAGGTGTACGCGCTCTCCCTCGGCCTGCACCTCACCCTCCCCGACGCCCGCTTCCAGCCGGTGCCCGGCCTGACCACCGAGGTGAAGGTGCGCGGGCAGATCACCCCGCGCACCGAACGCGTCGAGTACCGCATCGACATCACCGAACTGACCCTGCTGCCCCGGCCCGCGCTCGTCGCCGACGTGGTCGTGCTGCGCGACGGCACCCCGTCGATCAGCGTCACCGGGCTCGGCATCCGGCTGCGGGAGAAGCCCGGCACGCCGTACCGGCCGCAGGCCGGGGGAGAGGTGCCGCACTTCCTGGGCCGGCTCTCCCCGGCCACCGGAGAGCCCGCGCTGCTCAACGAGTTCCACATGGCGCACGCCGCGAAGGGCGACCTGGCCGTGGCGATGGGCCCCGAGTTCGAGATCTACGCCGACAGCCGGGCGCCGTACATCCCCAACGGCGACTTCCTCTTCGTCGACCGGGTGATGCGCCTCGACGGCACCCGCGGCACCCTCCGGCGCGGAGCGGTCATGGTCACCGAGTACGACGTGCCGGAGGACGCCTGGTACTACGCCGACAACGGGCACCCGTACATGCCGAACTGCGTCTACATGGAGTCCAGCCTCCAGGCGGCGATCCTCCTCGGCTACTACCTGGGCGCCACCCTGCCCTTCCCGCAGGAGCGGTTCAGCATCCGCAACCTCGACGGCCGCGCCACCCTGCTGAAGGACCTCGACCTGCGCGGCAGGACCGTCCAGCACCGCTCCACGCTGCTGTCCAGCGACCGGATGCCGGGCTCCATCCTGCAGAACTTCGCCTACGAACTCTCCTGCGACGGCGAGGTCTTCTACACCGGCGAGTCCCTGTTCGGCTACTTCAACGAGAAGGCCCTCGCCCGCCAGGTCGGGCTCGACAAGGGGCGGTCCGTGCCGCCCTGGCTGGACGCCCGGCCCGCACGGCCGCCGGGCGTCCGCCGGATCGACCTGCCCGCCTTCCGGGAACGCACCGCGGGCACCGCGCCCCGCCCGGCCGGCGGCCACCTCGACCTCGTCGAGTGGCTGGACGTGCTGCCGGGCGGCGGCGAGCACGGGCAGGGCTACCTGCGCGGGCACCGCACCGTCCGCCCCGACGAGTGGTACTTCTCCTGCCACTTCCACCGCGACCCGGTGATGCCCGGCTCGCTCGGCGTGGAAGCACTGCTGCAAGGGCTCCAGGTGTACGCCGTCGAGACGGGACTGACCGAGGGCCTGCGCAACCCGCGCTTCGCGCTGCTGCGCGGCACCGAGACGACCTGGTCCTACCGCGGCCAGATCCTGCGCGACGACCCCGGCATGGAGTTCGACGTGCACGTCAAGGAGATCCGCCGCGAGCCCGGCCGGATCGTGCTCACCGGCGACGGACACGTCTGGAAGTCCGCCCTGCGCATCTACCGCCTCGGTGACCTGGGCATCGAGATCCACCACGACTAG